The Malus domestica chromosome 10, GDT2T_hap1 genome contains a region encoding:
- the LOC103454679 gene encoding uncharacterized protein — protein sequence MGETLHGHRLTNPALTSFLHRSHKLIQIAVLVCSVRNNHVALPLTQQALAQEQNEKWTNELLDGSIRLLDACATAKDVVLQTKECILDLQSTLRRTRGGESGALTSEVNKSLSSKKIVEKAIRKALKNLKGIENRSTYSALNKDQEAIVIVSKLRDVEAVTVMVLESVLSFISGPKSKPSSWSLVSKTMHSKKVASDEETEINEFAEADVAF from the exons ATGGGGGAAACACTGCATGGACATCGCCTAACTAATCCAGCACTTACCAGTTTTCTACATCGCAGTCACAAGTTAATACAGATTGCAGTTCTTGTCTGCTCCGTGCGCAACAATCAT GTTGCTTTGCCCCTCACTCAGCAAGCCTTAGCCCAAGAGCAGAACGAGAAATGGACTAACGAGCTATTAGATGGCTCTATCAGACTGTTGGATGCTTGTGCCACTGCCAAGGATGTCGTCTTGCAAACCAAGGAATGCATATTGGATCTTCAATCAACCTTACGAAGAACACGAGGGGGTGAATCAGGAGCTCTCACAAGTGAGGTTAACAAATCTCTAAGCTCCAAGAAGATTGTGGAAAAGGCAATACGAAAGGCTTTGAAGAATCTTAAGGGCATCGAAAACCGATCCACCTACTCTGCCCTCAACAAGGACCAAGAGGCTATTGTCATTGTCAGCAAGTTGAGAGATGTTGAAGCAGTCACCGTCATGGTGCTTGAATCAGTACTGTCATTCATCTCCGGGCCAAAGTCAAAGCCAAGCAGCTGGTCATTGGTCTCCAAGACGATGCACTCGAAAAAAGTCGCTAGTGACGAAGAAACAGAAATAAATGAATTTGCTGAAGCGGATGTTGCATTCTGA
- the LOC103454651 gene encoding NAC domain-containing protein 6-like, whose protein sequence is MAANTIEPDHQMTPEFELPGFRFHPTEEELLEFYLKSMVFGKRLRFDIIGFLNIYHHDPWDLPGLSKIGEREWYFFVPRDRKHGSGGRPNRTTETGFWKATGSDRKIVSLSNPKRIIGLRKTLVFYKGRAPRGSKTDWVMNEYRLPDNCQYLKDIVLCKIYRKATSLKVLEQMAAIEGDQIKNLHASPNSSPPPTSMDTISFCSQALQEDLTPQISTNHVVFKQEIEDAALVIAQEQKDENAMEIKGSPPPPMYNLPELQVPKFSMDWTQDTVWTQMNSPWLQNLTPLANILNF, encoded by the exons atggcAGCCAACACTATAGAACCTGATCACCAAATGACCCCAGAATTCGAACTTCCAGGGTTTCGATTCCATCCCACAGAAGAAGAACTCCTTGAATTCTACCTGAAGAGTATGGTTTTTGGCAAGAGATTGCGTTTCGACATAATTGGTTTTCTCAATATCTACCATCATGACCCTTGGGACTTACCTG GGTTGTCAAAGATTGGAGAAAGGGAGTGGTATTTTTTTGTGCCCAGGGACAGGAAGCATGGCAGTGGAGGAAGGCCTAACAGAACCACTGAAACTGGGTTTTGGAAAGCCACAGGCTCTGACCGGAAGATTGTGAGCCTCTCGAATCCAAAGAGGATCATAGGGTTGAGAAAGACTCTTGTTTTTTACAAAGGGAGAGCTCCAAGAGGAAGTAAGACTGATTGGGTCATGAACGAGTATCGTTTGCCTGATAACTGCCAGTATCTCAAA GATATTGTGCTGTGCAAGATATATAGAAAGGCAACTTCCTTGAAAGTGTTAGAGCAAATGGCAGCAATAGAGGGAGATCAGATAAAGAACTTGCATGCTTCCCCTAACTCATCACCTCCTCCAACATCCATGGATACCATCTCATTTTGCAGCCAAGCATTACAGGAAGATCTGACTCCGCAAATTTCCACAAACCATGTGGTATTCAAGCAAGAAATAGAAGATGCAGCTCTGGTAATAGCACAGGAGCAAAAGGATGAGAATGCAATGGAGATCAAAgggtctcctcctcctcccatgTACAATCTACCAGAGCTCCAAGTGCCTAAATTTAGCATGGACTGGACCCAAGACACAGTTTGGACCCAAATGAATAGCCCTTGGCTTCAAAACTTGACCCCTTTGGCCAATATTCTCAACTTCTAA